The stretch of DNA CCTCCATCCAACCTCATCCTGCTCCTGTTGCCTTGGAGAGTGTTCACAGCACCCCCAGAATCTCCAGCACCCCAAGAGTAAGGGTgatgcccccaaacccaacgaggtcccaccagccccccaaacccaacaccTCAACCCATCGGTGCCTCCAGGGTCTCCAACCTGGAGTTTCTCCTCCATCCAACCTCATCCTGCTCCTGTTGACTTGGGGAATGCTCACAGCACCCCAAGAGTGAGGGTGATACCCCCAAACCCAACGAGGTTCCACCAGCCTCCCAAACCCAACGACGTTCcaccagccccccaaacccaacaccTCAACCCATCGGTGCCTCCAGGGTCTCCAGCCTAGAGCTTCTCCTCCATCCAACCTCATCCTTCTCCTGTTGCCTTGGGGAATGCTCACAGCACCCCAAGAATGAGGGTGATACCCCCAAACCCAACGAGGTTCcaccagccccccaaacccaacaccTCAACCCATCGTTGGCTCCAGGGTCTCCAACCTAGAGCTTCTCCTCCATCCAACCTCATCCTGCTCCTGTTGCCTTGGAGAGTGCTCACAGCACCCCCAGAATCTCCAGCACCCCAAGAGTTAGCGTgatgcccccaaacccaacGAGGTCCCACCAGCCCCCAAACCCAACACCTCAACCCATCGGTGGCTCCAGGGTCTCCAACCTGGAGTTTCTCCTCCATCCAACcccatcctgctcctgctgccctgggcgGCGTTCGCAGAGCCCCCATtaaccccagcacccccagtatccccagtatccccattAAGCCTTttatccccagtatccccagcacccccatttTCCCAGTATCGCCGTTATCCCCATTATCCCTCTTATTCCTATTATCCCCGTTATCCCCGTTATCCTCGttatccccagtatccccagtatccccattATCCCCAGTATCCTCAGCGTTCCTAGTAACCCACTAACCCCCATTATCCCCATTAATCCCTATGtacccagtatccccagtatccTCGTTACCCCCATTATCCTCTTTATCCCTGTTATCCCCATTATCCCCAttatccccagtatccccagtatccccagtatccccgTTATCCCCAttatccccagtatccccagtatccccagtatccccgTTATCCCCGTTATCCCCActatccccagtatccccagtatccccagtatccccagccTTCCTAGTATCCCACTAACCCCTGTTATCTCCATTAATCCCTTTAtacccagtatccccagtattCCCAGCATCCCCATTAACCCCTTTATCCCCATTATCCCCAGTGCACCCATTATCCCATtacccccagcatccccagtacCACCAggatccccatcatccccattaATCCCTTTATCCCCATTAACCCCTTTATCCCCTTTAGCTCCTtcatccccatcacccccagcacccccattaCCCCCATCATTCCCATTAACCCCTTGATCCCCATTAACTCCTTCACCCCAtcatccccagtatccccataATCCTCATCAGCCCCATTAACCCCTTCATCCCTATTATCCCCTTTATCCTCATTAACTCCTTTATCCCCATTATCCCCTTTATCCTCATTAACTCCTTTATCCCCAttatccccagtatccccagcacccccattATCCCCATTAACCCCTTGATCCCCATTAACCCCTTCATCACCATTAACCCCTTtatccccatcacccccagtatccccattAACCCTCATCAGCCCCATTAACCCCTTCATCCCTATTATCCCCTTTATCCCCTTTATCCCTATTATCCCCTTTGTCCCCATTATCCCCTTTATCCCCATTAACTCCTTtatctccatcatccccattATCCCCAGCATCCCATTATCCCCATTATTCCCATTAACCCCTTGATCCCCATTAACCCCTTCACCACCATTAACCCCTTTATCCTCATCACCCCCAGTATCTCCAGCACCTCTATTATCCCCATCATTCCCATTAACCCCTtgatccccatcatccccagtatccccagcacccccattAACCCCTTGATCCCCATTAACCCCTTCATTACCATTAACCCCTTCATTACCATTAACCCCTTTATCCTCATCACCCCCAGTATCCCCATCATTCCCACTAACCCCTTGATCCCCATCATCCCTAGTATCCCCATAATCCTCATCAGCCCCATTAACCCCTTCATCCCTATTATCCCCTTTATCCCCTTCATCCCCATTATCCCCTTTATCCCTAttatccccagtatccccatcATTCCCATTAACCCCTtgatccccatcatccccagtatccccataATCCTCATCAGCCCCATTAACCCCTTCACCCCTATTATCCCCTTTATCCCCATTAACTCCTTTATCCCTAttatccccagtatccccatcgtccccagtatccccagcacccccagtatccccatcatccccattaACCCCTtgatccccatcatccccagtatccccataATCCTCATCAGCCCCATTAACCCCTTCATCCCTATTATCCCCTTTAACCCCTTTACCCCTATTATCCCCTTTATCCCCATTATCCCCACCATTCCCATTAACCCCTTGATCCCCATTAACCCCTTGATCTCCATTAACCCCTTCATCACCATTAACCCCTTCATCCTCATCACCCCCAGtaaccccagcacccccagtaTTCCCATCATTCCCATTAACCCCTTgatccccatcacccccagtATCCCCGttatccccatcatccccattaATCCCTTTATCCCTATTAACCCCTTTATCCCCATTAACTCCTTTATCCCTAttatccccagtatccccatcatccccatcattcCCATTAACCCCTTCATCCCCTTCATCCCCATTAACTCCTTCATCCCCATTAACCCCTttatccccatcatccccattaACCCCTTCATCCCCATTAATCCCCATTAACCCCTTGATCCCCGGCACCTCTCTCCGGCGGTGAGGGCCGCCAGCTTCTCCTCTCCGGGCTGTGGGGGCGAGGGGTCATCCAGGATGCGCTGGAACTGCATCTCCAGGTCGCGGGGGCGCAGGAGCTGCCCTCCGTAGTAGAGCCACATCTTGTAGAAGCGCCCTTTGTGGTAGACGGCCAAGTGCTTGCTGTCCACCAAGTGCAGCAGCGTGTCTGGAGGGACGGGACGCGACGGGTCACGGCCAACCCCGGGACCTCAGGGCAACCCCCAGGTGGGGATGGGGTCCCACCAGCCCCCCGCCCCGTACCTGTCTCCTTGCCGGGGATGCGGGTGGTGTTGAACATCCGCTCCGACTGGTAGGAGCACATGGGGACGATGCCCAGCGCCATCATCTGCGTGGGGCAGCGGTGAGGGGGGGACGGGGacctgtgccccagagccctctgcagatcctcctgccctccagccatggatccagacccctctgcagatcctcctgccctccagccatggatccagatccctctgcagagcctcctgccctccagccatggatccagatccctctgcagatcctcctgccctccagccatggatccacatccctctgcagatcctcctgccctccagccatggatccagatccctctgcagatcctcctgccctccagccatggatccacatccctctgcagatcctcctgccctccagccatggatccacatccctctgcagatcctcctgccctccagccatggatccaggtccctctgcagatcctcctgccctccagccatggatccagatccctctgcagatcctcctgccctccagccatggatccaggtccctctgcagatcctcctgccctccagccatggatccagagccctctgcagatcctcctgccctccagccatggatccaggtccctctgcagatcctcctgccctccagccatggatccagagccctctgcagatcctcctgccctccagccatggatccccTTGGCCCTCCCCGTGCCCCGCAGTGTCCTCTGTCCCACCGAAGCCCCCGAGGAGCTCACCGGGGGGATCTCCCCGCGGTCCAGCTTGCGGCGGTAGAGCAGCATCGCGTGGACGGCGTTGCCGGCGCGGGCAGCCTGGATGTGGCTGGGGGTGACGTAGAGGAAGTCCTGGGGACAAGGAATTGTTGCTGAGGGACATCTCAGAGGGGGTTTGGGCCACGCTTGCTGCATCCCCCACCCCTCACCATGGCGTAGTAGTTGCTGTTGACCATGATTGGGCTGCGGCCACGCAGGTAGATGTACTCCTCCCACCAGTCGCTCACCTGCGAGGACAGAGACGGGGACAAGGGTCTCCAACCTAGAGCTTCTCCTCCATCCAACCTCATCCTGTTCCTGTTGCCTTGGAGAATGTTCACAGCACCCCCAGAATCTCCAGCACCCCAAGAGTGAGCGTGATGTCCCCAAACCCAACGATGTCCCACCAGCCTCCTAAGCTCAACACCTCAACCCATAAATCGCTCCACGTTCTCCAACCAGGAGTTTCTCCTCCATCCAACTTCATCCTTCtactgctgccctgggcagcgtTCGCAGCatctccagcatctccagcatctccagcatctccagcatctccagcacCCCAAGAGTGAGGGTGATGTCCCCAAACCCAATGAGGTCCCACCAGCCTCCCAAACCCAACACCTGAACCCATCGGTGGCTCCAGGGTCTCCAACTTGGAGCTACTACTCCATCCAACcccatcctgctcctgctgccctgggcagcattCGCAGGAccctcagcatctccagcaccCCTAGAGTGAGGGTGATGCCCCCAAACCCAATGATGTCCCCCCATGATCATGGGTGGACAGCAAAACCACTTGGCTTGGGGTCatcctcatagaatcatagaatcatagaaccactaggttggagaagacccacgggatcatggagtccaaccatccccatcgatcactaacccatgtccctcagcacctcggccacccggcccttaaacccctccagggaaggggactccacccccatccctggaaccATCACCGCGACCCCTCCCCGATGGCGATGGTGCCCCCCAGTCCATCACCAGCCAAGCCCAAGGTGCTCACGTAGTTGGTTGTCCACCAGGATTTGAGGATCAGGTACTTCTGCAGCCGCGGAGCCGTCTTCTCCTTGAACTCCTTGGCCAGAACCTCCATCTGACGGTACTTCTCGTCATCCAAGAGCGGGCGCACCGACTCCAGGTACTGCGGGAAAGGGTCTCGGTGTGGTTCCtccatagaatcaccaccaggttggaaaagaccctctagatcatggagtccaaccatccccaccaatcactaacccatgtccctcagcacctcggccacccggcccttcaacccctccagggaaggggactcaaccccctccctgggcctgagaaccctctcagggagttggagagagcaatgaggtctcccctcagcctcctcttctccagcctaaacacccccagggccctcaggcttcttctccagccccttccccagctccgttgctcttctccagacgtgctccaacatctcaaggtctttcttgtggggaggggcccagcactgaccccaggattcgaggagcggtctccccagggccgaggccagagggagaagaacctccctggccctgcggtcgagtcaccttcctgATCACACTCAAGGTCTCCTGTTCCAtgccttttcccagcactgaggtcagataCATCATCATCCCTGCTCCGTCCCACCCCAAAGGGATCCCCCATCCCCCTCGGGGCTCCTTACGCGGGTGACGGTGGCCTCGACGCGGGGCACGGGCAGCTTGGGGAGGGCCCTCTGGAAGCTGTAGAGCAGGGGCTTGCGCACGGACAGCACCTTCATCAGCGCCTACGGGTACGATGAGAGGGATGGAACCGAGCTGCAGGACCAGAGCCGAGTCCCAGCTCGGCACGTTGACCCTGCTccagcaccccctgcaccccctctgctccacacacagagagaatcatggaatcatggaatcaccaggttggaagagacccaacggatcatcgagtccaaccatccccatcaatcactgacccatgtccctcagcacctcggccacccggcccttaaacccctccagggatgaggaacccaccaccgccctgggcagcctcggacagggcttgaggacccttttggtgaagaagttccacctgatgtccagcctgagcctcccctggtggagcttgaggccattccctctcgtcctgtcccctggcccttgggagaagagcccagctccctcctctccacaacctcctctcagggagttggagagagcaatgaggtctcccctcatcctcctcttctccaggataaccCCACCCAGATCCCTCAGCGGCCGCGTCGTGGGGAGCTGCTCACCACCCAGATCTTGGTGCTGCGGCTCATCCTGCCGTGAGGCTCGAACATCCACCCGTGGTAGGAGAGCAGCAGCTTCAGCGCCTGCCGGAAGAGCAGCACGGCCGACAGCCAGACGCCCGTGGAGAAGACGAGGGCGCTCACCACCGTCCGGCTCGCGGGGCCCAGGACGCGGCTGCGGGCGAGGCGGGGACGTCACCGGGATGAGGGACACCAAGGGTGGCTCGTCCCCCAGCCCATCGCTCCAGGAACATCTCAGGTACATCCCAAACGGGGAAGGGATGCGTGAGGTGGCATCTCCCCAGGGTTGTTGGAGACCCCATGGACATGTTGGGTGACAGGGCAGGTGGGACAATGGGTTGGGACACATGGGGTGGCCCCAGCGAGGGACGTGGATGGTGGGATCACGGCCATGGGTTGGGACATGGATGGTGGGAACGtggccatgggctgggacatggATGGTGGGATCGtggccatgggctgggacatggATGGTGGGATCATGGCCATGGGGTGGGACACGGATGGTGGGATCGtggccatgggctgggacatggATGGTGGGATCATGGCCATGGGGTGGGACACGGATGGTGGGATCGTGGCCATGGGCTTGGACATGGATGGTGGGATCATGGCCATGGGGTGGGACACGGATGGTGGGATCCTGGCCATGGGTTGGGACATGGATGGTGGGATCCTGGCCATGGGGTGGGACATGGATGGTGGGATCCTGGCCATGGGGTGGGACATGGATGGTGGGAACGtggccatgggctgggacatggATGGTGGGATCGTGGCCATGGGTTGGGACACGGATGGTGGGATCCTGGCCATGGGGTGGGACATGGATGGTGGGAACAtggccatgggctgggacatggATGGTGGGATCCTGGCCATGGGGTGGGACATGGATGGTGGGAACGtggccatgggctgggacatggATGGTGGGATCCTGGCCATGGGTTGGGACATGGATGGTGGGATTGTGGCCATGGGTTGGGACATGGATGGTGGGATCCTGGCCATGGGTTGGGACATGGATGGTGGGATCCTGGCCATGGGGTGGGACATGGATGGTGGGATCCTGGCCATGGGGTGGGACATGGATGGTGGGATTGTGGCCATGGGGTGGGACACGGATGGTGGGATCCTGGCCATGGGGTGGGACATGGATGGTGGGATCGtggccatgggctgggacacagATGGTGGGACCACGGCcaggggttgggttgggttggttCCCCTCGGCCGCGCTCGCTCACCTCTCGGGCAGCCAGTGCTGGATGCGGGCGATGGTCCCCAGCGAGGGGTCCACGCGGCAGTAGAAGGAGCCGGTGGTGGccatcaccaccaccatccAGCTGGAGGGCGACGCGGGGTAGACGCCGCTCAGGAAGCTGTTCTGTGGGCGCGGAGAGGTCAGCGTGGAGCCCACCGAAGGGGTCCCCAGCGTCCGGCCGCCCCGCACGGACCCACCTTGGCTCGGACCAGGCGCTTCTTCCAGGAGGAGACCCCCGCCAGGTAGAGGTGCTTGAGGGCCTCGCGGCTCAGGTGGACGTCGAGGCCCTCGGGGGTGACGCTGAACTGGAAGGCGACGGCCTGGTGGGCTTCGGCCATGCTGGAGCTGCGGCTGCGCCGGCCGAGGGGCTGCGGGACACGCCGCGGCGCTGAGCGACGCCGGGGACAACGGCGTCCAGGGGGGCCTCGGAGGCGGCCACCGCGGCCCGTGGCAACCGGCCAGGCCCAGGCGCGTGCCACACGCCCGTCACGCGCTGCTGGCCGCGGGCCCACTGAGCCAAGGGGCACCGGGGCGGCTGCGGCGGCCGCAGGGGAGGAGGCACCCAGCGGCGCtgcggggctgagggggctgctGCACCGCTGGGGGctgcacccatgggtgctggtgGAGCTGAGAGTGctgcacccatgggtgctggtgGAGCTGAGGGTGCTGCACCCGGCGGTGCTGCTGGGGCTCAGGGTGctgcacccatgggtgctggtggggctcagggtgctgctgcagctgtgggtgctgcacccattggtgctgctggggctgtgggtgctgcacCCAGCGGTGCTGCTGGGGCTcagggtgctgctgcagctgtgggtGCTGCACCTATAGGTGCTGGTGCAGCTGTGGGTGCTGCACCcagtggtgctgctggggctgtgggtgctgctgcagctgtgggtgctgcacccattggtgctgctggagctgtgggtgctgctgcagctgtgggtgctgcacccatgggtgctgctggggctgtgggtgctgctcCCATTGGTGCTCCTGGGCCTGTGGGTGCTGCACCTAtaggtgctgctgcagctgtggagGCTGCACCCAGCGGTGCTGCTGGGGCTCAGagtgctgctggggctgtgggtgctgcacccagaggggctgctggggctttGGGTGCTGCACCCAGCGGTGCTGCTGGGGCttgtgggtgctgctggggctgtgggtgctgcacccatgggtgctgctggggctgtgggtgctgctgcagctgtgggtgctgcacccatgggtgctgctggagctgtgggtgctgcacCCGGcggtgctgctggggctgtgggtgctgctgcaGATGTGGGTGctgcacccatgggtgctgctggagctgtaggtgctgctgcagctgtgggtgctgcacccagaggtgctgctggggctcagggtgctgctggggctgtgggtgctgcacccatgggtgctgctggggctgtgggtgctgctgcagctgtggggGCTGCACCCATtagtgctgctggagctgtgggtgctgcacccgtgggtgctgctggggctgtgggtgctgctcCCATTGGTGCTCCTGGGCCTGTGGGTGCTGCACCTAtaggtgctgctgcagctgtggagGCTGCACCCAGcggtgctgctggggctgtgggtgctgctggggctgtgggtgctgctggagcctgggctgcagcagaaggCGTTGAACGGCACCGCATGGAACTGCATCAGCTGCACCCAGCGCCACCCcagccccgggcagggacacctcccgctggatcagggtgatcaaagccccatccagcccggccttgaacccctccaggaatggggcagccacagcttccctggaaaacctgttccagggcctccaaaccctcatcatgaagaaattcctcctcctgtccagtctaactctgcccctctccagtttatccccattgcccctcgtcccatccccacaagcctttgggaacagcccctccccagctttcctggagccccttcaggctctggaaggtctctctaaggtctcctcggagccttctcttctccacaaccccaactctctcagcctggcctcggacgggaggttctccagccctcgcatcatccttggagcctcctctggccccgttccaacagctccatctccttctcctgctgaggatcccagccctggccccaaccctctccccgagaggagcagaggggaccaTCCACGCTCTCTGGGTGCAGCCCGGGGCTCTCAGAGGCCCCGCACACCCCGCACGCCCCGGGCCGCAGCGCGTCCCCCCCCAAGGTGACCGCAGCCCATCCCCGCGGCCTCAGGGCTCCTGGGGGGACACACGGGTGGGAAGGGGGGTAGCCggtggaggaaaaaataaaggagagggggggagccctgtgttcaaccaacccaaccccccccccagaaACCACgatccacccccacccccccccggtACCTGCTGGGGAGCGGGGAGAGGGCGGAGGGAAACCGGACACCGGGGGAGGAGCGGGAGGGGCCCggggggagaacggggggggggagagaaaggagacggaagggaagggaaaaaaaaggaaagggaagaaaaaaggagaggaaagaaaaaaggagaggaaagaaaaaaggagaggaaagaaaaaaggagaggaaagaaaaaaggaaaggaaaaaaaggaaagaaaaaaggaaagaaaaaaaggaaagaaaaaaggaaagaaaaaaggaaagaaaaaaaaggaaagaaaaaaaaggaaagaaaaaaaggaaagaaaaaaaggaaagaaaaaaaggaaagaaaaaaaggaaagaaaaaaaggaaaggaaaaaggaaaggaaaaaggaaaggaaaaaggaaagaaaaaaaggaaagaaaaaaggaaagaaaaaaggaaagaaaaaaggaaagaaaaaaggaaagaaaaaaggaaagaaaaaaggaaagaaaaaaggaaagaaaaaaggaaagaaaaaaggaaaagtaaaggagagaaaaagtaaaggcaagagaaaggcaagagagaaaaaaagagaaaaaagaggaagaaaaagagaaaaaaagagaaaaaagagaaaaaaagagaaaaagagaaaaaaagagaaaaaagagaaaaaaagaaaaaagagaaaaaaaagaaaaaagagaaaaaaaagaaaaaagagaaaaaaagagaaaaaaagagaaaaaaagagaaaaaaagagaaaaaaagaaaaaaagaaaaaaagagaaaaaagaggaaaaaaagagaaaaaagagaaaaaagagaaaaaaagagaaaaaagagaaaaaagagaaaagaaaaagaaaaaagaggaaaaacgaggaaaaagaaacaaagaaaaaagagaaaaaagaaaagagggaaacgAGGGGAAACGAGGGGAAACGAGGGGAAAcgaggggaaaaagaaacaaagaaaaaagagaaaaaaagagaaaagagaaaaaaagagaaaaaaagagaaaaaagagaaaaaagagaaaaaagagaaaaaagagaaaaaagagaaaaaagagaaaaaagagaaaaaagagaaaaaagagaaaacagaaaagagaaaacagaaaagagaaaacagaaaagaggaaaaacgaGGAAAAacgaggaaaaaagaaacaaggaaaagagggaaaagagggaaaagagggaaaagagggaaaagagggaaaagagggaaaagagggaaaagagggaaaagagggaaaagagggaaaagagggaaaagagggaaaagagggaaaagagggaaaagaaggggggagagagagaagggggcagaaaaagggggtgggggagagaaagggggggagagaaaaagggggggTTAGAGAACTCAAACCCCAGGCATGTCCCAGAGTTTATTGGTCTGAGGAGTGTTCCCATTCTGGGGGGGCCgagcagccccccagccccatcccaggggTGCgagggggggggtcccagatcctgccccgacccccccccctccaaaaaaaaaaaaaaggggcaggggggtgggaggggaaggagacgAAACCgtttgtgccccccccccaggacccccctgaactggggggactgggagaggggcAAGCAAACCAGTA from Phaenicophaeus curvirostris isolate KB17595 unplaced genomic scaffold, BPBGC_Pcur_1.0 scaffold_399, whole genome shotgun sequence encodes:
- the LOC138735051 gene encoding fibril-forming collagen alpha chain-like: MGINGDEGVNGDDGDKGVNGDEGVNGDEGDEGVNGNDGDDGDTGDNRDKGVNGDKGVNRDKGINGDDGDNGDTGGDGDQGVNGNDGNTGGAGVTGGDEDEGVNGDEGVNGDQGVNGDQGVNGNGGDNGDKGDNRGKGVKGDNRDEGVNGADEDYGDTGDDGDQGVNGDDGDTGGAGDTGDDGDTGDNRDKGVNGDKGDNRGEGVNGADEDYGDTGDDGDQGVNGNDGDTGDNRDKGDNGDEGDKGDNRDEGVNGADEDYGDTRDDGDQGVSGNDGDTGGDEDKGVNGNEGVNGNEGVNGDQGVNGGAGDTGDDGDQGVNGNDGDNRGAGDTGGDEDKGVNGGEGVNGDQGVNGNNGDNGMLGIMGMMEIKELMGIKGIMGTKGIIGIKGIKGIIGMKGLMGLMRVNGDTGGDGDKGVNGDEGVNGDQGVNGDNGGAGDTGDNGDKGVNEDKGDNGDKGVNEDKGDNRDEGVNGADEDYGDTGDDGVKELMGIKGLMGMMGWVTRNAEDTGDNGDTGDTGDNEDNGDNGDNRNKRDNGDNGDTGKMGVLGILGIKGLMGILGILGILGVL
- the CPT1B gene encoding carnitine O-palmitoyltransferase 1, muscle isoform gives rise to the protein MAEAHQAVAFQFSVTPEGLDVHLSREALKHLYLAGVSSWKKRLVRAKNSFLSGVYPASPSSWMVVVMATTGSFYCRVDPSLGTIARIQHWLPESRVLGPASRTVVSALVFSTGVWLSAVLLFRQALKLLLSYHGWMFEPHGRMSRSTKIWVALMKVLSVRKPLLYSFQRALPKLPVPRVEATVTRYLESVRPLLDDEKYRQMEVLAKEFKEKTAPRLQKYLILKSWWTTNYVSDWWEEYIYLRGRSPIMVNSNYYAMDFLYVTPSHIQAARAGNAVHAMLLYRRKLDRGEIPPMMALGIVPMCSYQSERMFNTTRIPGKETDTLLHLVDSKHLAVYHKGRFYKMWLYYGGQLLRPRDLEMQFQRILDDPSPPQPGEEKLAALTAGERVPWAEARSRFFSHGKNKTSLDAIERAAFFLTLDEEEHGYRPGQDGCMDAYAKSLLHGSCYDRWFDKSFTLVVYKNGKLGANAEHSWADAPIIGHLWEFMLATDKFQLGYTEGGHCRGDPDTRLAPPQRLQWDLTEECRAAIEGSLRVARALAEDVDFRCFQFSDFGKGLIKKCRTSPDAFIQISLQLAHFRDKGCFCLTYEASMTRLFREGRTETVRSCTSESTAFVRSMVDATQTRAERQRLFKVAAEKHQHMYRLAMTGAGIDRHLFCLYLVSRYLGVQSPFLAQVLSEPWRLSTSQTPQQQLKMFDLDKFPDHVSTGGGFGPVADDGYGVSYIIAGENLITFHVSSKRSSPHTDSKRFAGSIRQAMLDIAQLFDQPGGGK